A section of the Oryza sativa Japonica Group chromosome 1, ASM3414082v1 genome encodes:
- the LOC4326475 gene encoding cytochrome P450 709B2, producing MDVPSVVIPILVVLVSRLLTSALVHLLWKPYAITKLFRGQGITGPKYRLFVGSLPEIKRMKAAAAADEVAAGAHSHDFIPIVLPQHSKWATDHGKTFLYWLGAVPAVSLGRVEQVKQVLLERTGSFTKNYMNANLEALLGKGLILANGEDWERHRKVVHPAFNHDKLKFMSVVMAESVESMVQRWQSQIQQAGNNQVELDLSRELSELTSDVITRSAFGSSHEEGKEVYQAQKELQELAFSSSLDVPALVFLRKLPIIRGNTRAHQLVKKSRTMLMEIIEGRLAKVEAAEAGYGSDLLGLMLEARALEREGNGLVLTTQEIIDECKTFFFAGQDTTSNHLVWTMFLLSSNAQWQDKLREEVLTVCGDAIPTPDMANRLKLVNMVLLESLRLYSPVVIIRRIAGSDIDLGNLKIPKGTVLSIPIAKIHRDRDVWGPDADEFNPARFKNGVSRAASYPNALLSFSQGPRGCIGQTFAMLESQIAIAMILQRFEFRLSPSYVHAPMEAITLRPRFGLPVVLRNLQG from the exons ATGGATGTTCCTTCTGTTGTGATCCCCATTTTGGTTGTGCTGGTCTCGAGACTCCTGACAAGCGCCCTGGTGCACCTGTTGTGGAAGCCCTACGCCATCACCAAGCTGTTCCGTGGGCAGGGCATCACAGGCCCCAAATACAGGCTCTTCGTCGGGTCCCTCCCGGAGATCAAGCGCATgaaggccgccgctgccgccgacgaggtcgccgccggcgcccactCCCACGACTTCATCCCCATCGTGCTGCCCCAGCACAGCAAATGGGCCACAGATCACG GGAAGACGTTTCTTTACTGGCTTGGCGCTGTGCCGGCCGTCAGCCTCGGCAGGGTGGAGCAGGTGAAGCAGGTGCTGTTGGAGAGGACGGGGTCCTTCACGAAGAACTACATGAACGCGAACCTGGAGGCGCTGCTGGGCAAGGGCCTCATCCTGGCCAACGGCGAGGATTGGGAGCGCCATCGCAAGGTTGTGCACCCAGCGTTCAACCACGACAAGCTCAAG TTCATGTCTGTGGTCATGGCGGAAAGCGTGGAGTCGATGGTCCAGCGCTGGCAATCACAGATACAGCAAGCTGGAAATAACCAGGTTGAATTAGACCTAAGCAGAGAGTTGTCAGAGCTTACTTCTGATGTGATCACCCGCTCGGCCTTCGGTAGCAGCCACGAGGAGGGCAAAGAGGTCTACCAAGCACAGAAAGAGCTCCAAGAACTGGCCTTCTCATCATCATTAGATGTGCCAGCTCTGGTTTTTCTAAG GAAATTACCAATCATAAGGGGGAACACACGAGCTCATCAGCTCGTCAAGAAATCGAGGACCATGCTCATGGAGATAATCGAAGGACGGCTTGCCAAAGTCGAAGCTGCCGAAGCCGGCTATGGCAGTGATCTTCTTGGACTGATGCTGGAGGCGCGAGCTCTGGAGAGGGAAGGGAACGGCCTGGTTCTCACCACCCAGGAGATCATAGACGAGTGCAAGACCTTCTTCTTCGCGGGGCAAGACACTACCTCCAACCACCTCGTCTGGACGATGTTCCTGCTGAGCAGCAACGCTCAGTGGCAAGACAAgctacgggaggaggtgctGACAGTGTGTGGAGATGCAATTCCAACGCCCGACATGGCTAACAGGCTGAAACTG GTTAACATGGTTCTCTTGGAATCACTGAGGCTGTACAGCCCAGTAGTAATCATAAGGAGGATTGCTGGTTCAGATATCGATCTTGGCAACCTAAAAATTCCCAAGGGAACTGTGCTTTCCATACCGATCGCCAAGATACACCGGGACAGGGATGTATGGGGACCCGATGCCGACGAGTTCAACCCTGCAAGGTTCAAGAATGGCGTGTCGAGAGCCGCGAGCTACCCAAACGCGCTGCTGTCCTTCTCACAGGGTCCAAGAGGTTGCATCGGCCAGACCTTCGCGATGCTAGAGTCGCAGATCGCGATCGCCATGATCCTCCAGAGGTTCGAGTTTAGGCTGTCTCCATCGTACGTTCATGCTCCCATGGAGGCGATCACCTTGAGGCCCAGGTTTGGACTTCCTGTTGTCCTAAGGAATCTCCAGGGATGA